One Nicotiana sylvestris chromosome 12, ASM39365v2, whole genome shotgun sequence genomic window carries:
- the LOC104227349 gene encoding protein RGF1 INDUCIBLE TRANSCRIPTION FACTOR 1-like isoform X2, with the protein MTMLVPPWLEPLLNTAFFSICRTHGDAARSECNMYCLDCNDNAFCFYCRSSKHKDHQVIQIRRSSYHDVVRVSEIQKVLDISGVQTYVINSARVLFLNERPQPKSTGKASSHVCEICGRSLLDTFRFCSLGCKVTGSNLASSESPN; encoded by the exons ATGACAATGCTGGTTCCTCCATGGCTAGAACCTTTATTAAACACTGCTTTTTTCTCTATCTGCCGGACGCACGGTGACGCTGCGCGAAGTGAATGTAATATGTACTGCTTAGACTGCAATGACAATGCGTTTTGCTTCTATTGTCGCTCCTCCAAACACAAAGACCATCAAGTCATTCAG ATAAGGAGATCTTCATATCATGATGTGGTAAGGGTTTCAGAGATTCAGAAGGTATTGGATATAAGTGGAGTGCAGACATATGTAATTAACAGTGCGAGGGTTTTGTTCCTAAATGAAAGGCCACAACCAAAGAGTACTGGCAAAGCAAGTTCTCACGTTTGTGAAATATGCGGGAGAAGCCTTTTGGACACTTTCCGTTTCTGTTCTCTCGGATGTAAG GTCACGGGTTCAAATCTTGCATCTTCTGAATCCCCTAATTAA
- the LOC104227349 gene encoding protein RGF1 INDUCIBLE TRANSCRIPTION FACTOR 1-like isoform X1, giving the protein MTMLVPPWLEPLLNTAFFSICRTHGDAARSECNMYCLDCNDNAFCFYCRSSKHKDHQVIQIRRSSYHDVVRVSEIQKVLDISGVQTYVINSARVLFLNERPQPKSTGKASSHVCEICGRSLLDTFRFCSLGCKLVGIKRNGNASFILDSKNEVALQRGEGISSREGRVIPSSKKEELFGDQLREGSQHDIYPTTPPPPPSNSRRRKGIPHRAPLGS; this is encoded by the exons ATGACAATGCTGGTTCCTCCATGGCTAGAACCTTTATTAAACACTGCTTTTTTCTCTATCTGCCGGACGCACGGTGACGCTGCGCGAAGTGAATGTAATATGTACTGCTTAGACTGCAATGACAATGCGTTTTGCTTCTATTGTCGCTCCTCCAAACACAAAGACCATCAAGTCATTCAG ATAAGGAGATCTTCATATCATGATGTGGTAAGGGTTTCAGAGATTCAGAAGGTATTGGATATAAGTGGAGTGCAGACATATGTAATTAACAGTGCGAGGGTTTTGTTCCTAAATGAAAGGCCACAACCAAAGAGTACTGGCAAAGCAAGTTCTCACGTTTGTGAAATATGCGGGAGAAGCCTTTTGGACACTTTCCGTTTCTGTTCTCTCGGATGTAAG CTTGTAGGAATAAAGAGGAATGGAAATGCAAGCTTTATCTTAGATTCCAAGAATGAAGTAGCATTGCAAAGAGGTGAAGGGATATCATCAAGAGAAGGAAGAGTGATTCCATCATCAAAAAAGGAAGAATTATTTGGAGATCAATTGCGTGAAGGCTCACAACATGACATATACCCAACCACCCCACCTCCGCCACCTTCAAATTCTAGAAGAAGAAAAGGCATTCCCCATAGAGCTCCGCTCGGCTCTTAA